The proteins below are encoded in one region of Flammeovirga kamogawensis:
- a CDS encoding triple tyrosine motif-containing protein — protein MQSVFIQQVIAQEDVLLYSSPRIINYDKSTYEAENQNWDIVEGNNGFLYFANTLGLLEYDGEVWKLYPTNEPLRAVCIVGDEIFVGGINTIGSFKKRNGQLVYQKLSAKFKIHDEIWKVLKVGNKILFQSFNSFYFYNKENQELTKKTLTEGNISFTFLAEDKESFYYQIIHKSLHKSNSEMELTAYEHPILKDWLIKYIHPLKDGALLLGTLQNGLWVFKDNTFQYLDNKLSNFLKSAQVNKVIPINNNGDFIFGTLHKGVIVGNINGEIKYYLTTKNGLPSNRIHALYLKNNILWIGTEVGISKVIINYPINFINDPLSLLGAVYDVEMYNNKLYVATNQGVYSADATINNSSFNFKLVKGTKGQGWSLNVINNQLLVGHNDGLFVIENDRINKIYKTGGGYSYIQSKKWPEVLFQTSYYGINVLNNRGSQLKFEHNIKGFSSLTRDILELEDHSFLVSDSWEKLNRIKVSSDKRDIKYVDDLSTKNIFKKSYKFRLFNYKNQALIVTNDTAVIVTDNTFQKANLGLNKIEYISGLLNGKYIIKASGKLHLFDINKEEEEYLAPSIKELGERQIYNYEVIKVLNDSLFVLTFSKGLAVLNINKLDKYTPLKNSPIIRDVSFINDRTKQRYEEQSISSIPFDYNTFSASYSLRNYQEDIKYLIKLEGYDQDWIPVGLKFSARYQNLNYGTYVFCVKGEGDSLIEKYKFSINRPMYLSNTAIFIYVILLFFTITLLIYGVKLLLKKQRKVILLKKRDDLKRQREINQKQLTQLRNQRLQEELESKEASLSELLVQSSKNKELLKHLKEEMSNVSKEGNDKKIKSLKKLDHILNTEYDNTKDWEIFEVAFKKMHKDFFSHLIDVHPNLTNEDLKLCAYLRVNLSTKELAPIFNITPKSVDLKRYRLRKKMGLPPKENLYAYLVSFQ, from the coding sequence TTGCAATCAGTTTTTATTCAGCAAGTAATTGCTCAAGAAGACGTATTGCTTTATTCCTCTCCAAGAATTATTAATTACGATAAGTCTACTTATGAAGCCGAAAATCAAAATTGGGATATTGTAGAAGGAAACAATGGTTTTTTATACTTTGCAAATACTTTAGGTTTATTAGAGTACGATGGAGAAGTATGGAAGCTATATCCTACAAATGAACCATTACGGGCTGTATGTATAGTTGGAGATGAAATATTTGTTGGAGGAATTAATACAATAGGCTCATTTAAAAAGAGAAATGGTCAATTAGTTTATCAAAAACTTTCGGCTAAATTTAAAATACATGATGAAATATGGAAGGTCTTAAAAGTAGGCAACAAAATACTATTTCAATCATTTAATAGTTTCTATTTTTATAATAAAGAGAATCAAGAACTTACAAAAAAGACTTTAACAGAAGGAAATATTTCATTCACTTTTCTAGCCGAGGATAAAGAGAGTTTCTATTATCAAATTATTCATAAGAGCCTTCATAAAAGTAATTCAGAAATGGAATTAACTGCTTATGAACACCCTATATTGAAAGATTGGCTAATTAAATATATTCACCCTTTAAAAGACGGAGCTTTATTATTGGGAACACTCCAAAATGGACTCTGGGTTTTTAAAGACAATACCTTTCAATATCTAGATAATAAATTATCAAATTTTTTAAAATCTGCTCAGGTCAATAAGGTGATCCCAATAAACAACAATGGAGATTTTATATTTGGTACATTACATAAAGGAGTTATTGTTGGTAATATTAATGGGGAAATTAAATACTATTTAACTACAAAAAATGGCTTGCCTAGTAATAGAATACACGCACTGTATCTTAAAAATAATATACTCTGGATTGGAACAGAAGTAGGAATTTCTAAAGTAATTATAAACTACCCAATAAACTTTATTAATGACCCATTAAGTCTTTTAGGGGCTGTTTATGATGTTGAAATGTATAATAACAAATTGTATGTGGCCACTAACCAAGGTGTATATTCTGCAGATGCAACTATTAATAATTCAAGTTTCAACTTTAAATTAGTTAAGGGGACAAAAGGACAAGGATGGAGTTTAAATGTAATTAATAATCAATTATTAGTAGGCCATAATGACGGTCTTTTTGTCATTGAAAATGATAGAATAAACAAAATATATAAAACAGGTGGAGGCTATAGTTACATACAAAGTAAAAAATGGCCCGAAGTGTTATTTCAAACCTCATATTATGGTATTAATGTTTTAAATAATAGAGGTAGTCAGCTAAAGTTTGAGCATAATATAAAGGGTTTTTCATCTTTAACTAGAGATATTCTTGAATTAGAAGATCATTCTTTCCTAGTTTCAGATTCTTGGGAGAAATTAAATAGAATAAAAGTATCTTCAGACAAAAGAGATATAAAATATGTTGATGATTTATCTACTAAAAATATATTTAAAAAATCGTATAAATTCAGACTATTTAATTATAAAAATCAGGCTTTAATTGTTACTAATGATACAGCTGTAATAGTTACAGATAACACATTCCAAAAGGCCAACTTAGGGTTAAACAAAATTGAATACATCTCTGGTCTTTTAAATGGTAAATATATTATAAAAGCAAGTGGGAAGCTGCACTTGTTTGATATAAATAAAGAAGAAGAGGAATACCTTGCTCCTTCTATTAAAGAGCTTGGAGAACGACAAATTTACAATTACGAGGTTATAAAGGTATTGAATGATTCGTTATTTGTACTTACTTTTTCTAAAGGTTTGGCGGTCTTAAACATAAACAAGCTTGATAAATATACTCCTTTAAAAAATAGTCCAATAATTAGAGATGTATCATTTATAAATGATAGAACTAAACAAAGATATGAAGAACAAAGTATTTCAAGCATACCATTTGATTACAATACTTTCTCGGCAAGTTATAGCTTAAGAAACTACCAAGAGGATATTAAATACTTAATAAAATTAGAAGGTTATGACCAAGATTGGATTCCTGTTGGACTTAAATTTTCTGCTAGATATCAAAACTTAAACTACGGAACATATGTTTTTTGCGTAAAAGGCGAAGGAGATTCTTTAATTGAGAAATATAAGTTTTCAATTAACCGACCTATGTATCTCTCAAATACAGCTATTTTTATTTATGTAATACTATTATTTTTCACAATCACTTTGTTGATTTATGGCGTGAAATTATTATTAAAGAAACAGCGTAAAGTTATTCTTTTAAAGAAAAGAGATGATCTAAAAAGACAAAGAGAGATCAACCAAAAACAATTAACACAGTTAAGAAACCAGCGTCTACAAGAAGAACTAGAAAGTAAAGAAGCAAGTTTATCAGAATTACTTGTACAAAGCTCAAAAAATAAGGAGCTATTAAAACATCTTAAAGAAGAGATGAGCAATGTTTCTAAAGAAGGAAATGACAAGAAAATAAAATCATTGAAGAAATTAGATCACATCTTAAATACTGAATACGATAACACTAAAGATTGGGAGATTTTTGAAGTCGCATTTAAAAAAATGCATAAAGATTTCTTTTCACACCTAATTGATGTTCATCCAAACTTAACAAACGAGGATTTAAAATTATGTGCTTATTTAAGAGTCAATTTGTCAACCAAAGAACTTGCTCCAATTTTTAATATCACCCCAAAAAGTGTAGACCTCAAAAGGTATAGATTAAGAAAAAAGATGGGTTTACCCCCAAAAGAAAACCTGTATGCCTATTTGGTTTCTTTTCAGTAG
- a CDS encoding glycoside hydrolase family 2 protein has translation MKLHVQKTIGLLISLLCIYQFSYAQNVKELSLNGEWKIIYDDVNEGREKGWIKAENFDKNTAIEKIQVPSCWEEFKQDYEGVAIYKKEFDIPADWKGQNVIINFEAVNYISEVYINDEVVGRHMGGFTPFHFNINKTVKAGEKNTLVVRVVSPVLYSDKVIDGIGPHQTPMWRGALTGGIWQGVSLEAKGAYIVEDVFIETDYKQGAAMFHLDVENTATQLQDAEVVVNVLDKDKKVVATKSEHLKLTPGANKYDWNLAIENAELWGPKNPYLYTAQVMVKKGEEISDEFSTRFGIRSFTIKDKKYYLNGEEFFLKGAFFEGLYPTKLAFPDSEEMARKEIQLALDAGFNMIRPWRKPPPKMWLDLCDEMGVLTVGSLAIECMHRPIASPLLPEMVKTEVRESILRDRNRTCVIQWELFNELWQPVLIQMLHPMALLARDLDPTRLILDESGGFANGANIYNPNEKVAVKFSDVHTYPGWRYDDNAFQKMTQISWTKEEKKKAGYPKLRSPGKKNQPGAMVFISEIGYGSIPDLEANNKEFKEKGNPLAPMYREHARLEEDFNSTLDASGMRSVFPTLHSLVEAQQNYHGKLNKRMLEASRSNPLTAGYCIHALSDGDWIIGGGIIDLWRNPKGNVYEGTKKSNQPQLIVTRLKKRNLKTGEQPQLSVLGINEFDEENVKVELTIKDTKGKKVFNETVKATLKHGVSDLYTQKLSIGELNGNYTLYSVMKNKKGKIINTNEETFDVFNEDALKIPTQKVALLESDKTLANYFTSKGIQFEKFTGKQQKGQLLIVGKLGMDDAFKAEVAKAKEFASKGGTVFFTDVKGKKVNEKLKREIAQSLQKEEAFPYNATLIMANGLWHNAAPIVTDHPVFAGLPSNQFMADAYYKVGTTTAMVAPEGKNIVGVVTHDRFPDQDHMQRNYIGVGKVYFASEMVEMKRGKGTCIYSTLSFKKAISFDPVAQKIMNNIIAHYSKTVQ, from the coding sequence ATGAAATTACACGTACAAAAAACAATTGGATTACTGATTTCACTTTTATGTATATATCAGTTTTCTTATGCCCAAAATGTAAAAGAACTATCTCTTAATGGAGAATGGAAAATTATTTATGATGATGTGAATGAAGGCCGAGAAAAAGGCTGGATAAAAGCAGAAAACTTTGATAAGAATACTGCTATAGAAAAAATTCAAGTACCTAGTTGCTGGGAAGAGTTTAAACAAGATTACGAGGGTGTTGCTATTTATAAAAAAGAGTTTGACATTCCTGCAGATTGGAAAGGACAGAATGTTATCATAAACTTTGAGGCTGTAAACTATATTTCTGAAGTGTATATTAATGATGAAGTAGTAGGCCGACATATGGGTGGTTTTACTCCTTTTCATTTTAATATTAATAAAACAGTGAAGGCAGGAGAAAAAAATACACTTGTGGTAAGAGTAGTTTCTCCGGTTTTATATTCTGATAAAGTAATTGATGGAATTGGTCCGCATCAAACCCCAATGTGGAGAGGTGCTTTAACTGGCGGTATTTGGCAGGGAGTTTCTTTAGAAGCTAAAGGAGCATACATTGTAGAAGATGTTTTTATTGAAACAGATTATAAACAAGGAGCAGCAATGTTTCACCTTGATGTAGAAAATACAGCAACACAATTACAAGATGCAGAGGTAGTAGTAAATGTACTTGATAAAGACAAGAAAGTGGTTGCTACTAAATCAGAGCATTTAAAATTAACGCCTGGAGCAAACAAATACGATTGGAATTTAGCTATTGAAAATGCAGAGTTATGGGGACCAAAAAATCCTTATTTATACACTGCTCAAGTAATGGTAAAAAAAGGAGAAGAAATTAGTGACGAATTTTCTACACGTTTTGGAATTCGTTCGTTTACCATTAAAGACAAAAAATACTACTTAAATGGCGAGGAGTTCTTCTTAAAAGGAGCTTTCTTCGAGGGGTTATATCCAACAAAATTAGCTTTTCCAGATTCTGAGGAAATGGCTAGAAAAGAGATTCAGTTGGCATTAGATGCAGGGTTTAATATGATTCGTCCTTGGAGAAAACCTCCTCCAAAAATGTGGTTAGACCTTTGTGATGAGATGGGCGTTTTAACTGTAGGTTCTTTGGCAATCGAATGTATGCACCGTCCTATTGCCTCACCATTATTACCAGAAATGGTAAAAACAGAAGTGAGAGAAAGTATACTTCGTGATAGAAATAGAACATGTGTAATTCAGTGGGAATTATTTAATGAATTATGGCAGCCTGTTTTAATTCAGATGTTACATCCTATGGCATTATTAGCGCGTGATTTAGATCCAACTCGTCTAATTTTAGATGAATCTGGTGGGTTTGCTAACGGAGCTAATATTTATAATCCAAACGAAAAAGTAGCTGTAAAATTCTCGGATGTTCATACATATCCAGGTTGGAGATATGACGATAATGCGTTCCAAAAAATGACGCAAATTAGCTGGACAAAAGAAGAAAAGAAGAAAGCAGGTTATCCTAAATTACGTTCTCCTGGTAAGAAAAACCAACCAGGTGCAATGGTATTTATATCAGAAATTGGTTACGGGTCTATTCCTGATTTAGAAGCAAATAATAAAGAGTTTAAAGAAAAAGGAAACCCTTTAGCGCCAATGTATCGAGAGCATGCTCGCTTAGAAGAAGACTTTAATTCAACATTAGATGCATCTGGAATGCGTTCGGTATTTCCAACTCTTCATAGTTTAGTAGAAGCACAACAAAATTACCACGGTAAATTGAACAAAAGAATGTTAGAAGCATCTCGTTCTAACCCACTTACAGCAGGGTATTGTATTCATGCTCTATCAGATGGTGATTGGATTATTGGTGGTGGTATCATCGATTTATGGAGAAATCCTAAAGGAAATGTATATGAAGGCACAAAGAAATCTAACCAGCCACAGTTAATTGTTACTAGGTTGAAAAAGAGAAACCTAAAAACAGGAGAACAACCACAACTGTCGGTTTTAGGTATCAATGAGTTTGATGAAGAGAACGTAAAAGTTGAATTGACCATCAAAGATACAAAAGGTAAAAAGGTATTTAATGAAACGGTGAAAGCAACTTTAAAGCACGGAGTTTCTGATTTATATACGCAAAAATTATCTATTGGTGAATTGAATGGAAATTACACGCTTTATAGTGTGATGAAAAATAAGAAAGGCAAAATCATCAATACAAATGAAGAAACTTTTGATGTTTTTAATGAGGATGCTCTAAAAATACCAACACAAAAAGTAGCTTTATTAGAAAGTGACAAAACTTTAGCAAATTACTTTACTTCAAAAGGTATACAGTTTGAGAAGTTTACGGGTAAGCAACAAAAAGGACAATTGTTGATTGTTGGTAAATTAGGAATGGATGATGCGTTTAAAGCTGAAGTTGCAAAAGCAAAAGAATTCGCATCTAAAGGAGGAACAGTATTTTTTACAGATGTAAAAGGTAAAAAAGTAAACGAAAAACTTAAAAGAGAGATTGCACAATCACTTCAGAAAGAAGAGGCATTTCCTTACAATGCAACTTTAATTATGGCCAACGGTTTATGGCATAATGCGGCACCTATTGTTACAGATCATCCGGTGTTTGCAGGTTTACCAAGTAACCAATTTATGGCAGATGCTTATTATAAAGTAGGAACTACTACAGCAATGGTTGCCCCAGAAGGGAAAAACATTGTAGGTGTTGTAACACACGATCGTTTTCCAGATCAAGACCACATGCAAAGAAATTACATCGGCGTAGGTAAAGTATATTTTGCTTCGGAAATGGTTGAAATGAAAAGAGGAAAAGGTACTTGTATTTATTCTACACTTTCATTTAAAAAAGCGATTAGTTTTGACCCTGTAGCACAAAAAATAATGAACAATATTATTGCTCATTACAGTAAGACTGTACAATAA
- a CDS encoding LamG domain-containing protein gives MKKILIFLSLVAVLASCGFDREEVKGIAGPPTNDARDTINVTPDPIEGIVLMYPQKDQKNITFDASVELNWEAEKLGLSYDVYLWKATEEKSTTPIVSKITNNFYVLSGLDKEQDYKWLVVGKNGVETITSQEGTFTSSKVSLNDVLTTKVIGLSFNNSVADDDGKYTVTSNSAKFTKDRFDTPNAAFEGSADRTESAAIVSNDATLNPGLMTVSVWVKPTDMANAGYIYSMQRWEGFSMKRESDARLKNMYFHETSEWGAVDFFTDEIALDKWTHVVITVDGISRKVYYNGALVSKIDAEGPVKFNAGNGADLIIGGQVENNNSNLSEFFTGGIDDFKIFSKALSADEVATFYNYESNYNPF, from the coding sequence ATGAAAAAGATATTAATATTCTTATCATTAGTAGCTGTGCTAGCAAGCTGTGGGTTTGACCGAGAAGAAGTAAAGGGAATTGCAGGACCTCCAACAAATGATGCAAGAGATACAATCAATGTTACTCCAGACCCAATAGAGGGTATTGTGTTAATGTATCCTCAAAAAGACCAAAAAAATATCACCTTTGATGCTTCTGTAGAATTAAATTGGGAGGCTGAAAAGTTAGGCTTAAGCTATGATGTTTATTTGTGGAAAGCCACAGAAGAAAAATCTACCACTCCAATTGTATCTAAGATTACAAATAACTTTTATGTGCTCTCTGGCTTAGATAAAGAACAAGATTATAAGTGGTTAGTAGTTGGCAAAAATGGAGTAGAAACAATTACTTCTCAAGAAGGGACTTTTACATCTTCTAAAGTAAGTTTAAATGATGTATTAACTACAAAAGTTATTGGGTTATCCTTTAATAACTCAGTAGCTGATGACGACGGAAAATATACTGTAACAAGTAATTCAGCTAAATTTACAAAAGATAGATTCGATACTCCAAATGCTGCTTTTGAGGGTAGTGCAGACAGAACTGAATCGGCTGCTATAGTATCAAATGATGCTACTCTAAACCCTGGTTTAATGACTGTTTCCGTATGGGTAAAACCAACAGATATGGCAAATGCAGGTTATATCTATTCAATGCAACGTTGGGAAGGTTTCTCAATGAAAAGAGAGAGCGACGCACGTCTAAAAAACATGTATTTTCATGAAACCTCTGAATGGGGTGCTGTAGATTTTTTTACAGATGAAATCGCTTTAGATAAATGGACTCATGTTGTAATTACGGTAGATGGAATTTCTAGAAAAGTATATTACAATGGTGCACTAGTTTCAAAAATTGATGCGGAAGGTCCTGTTAAGTTTAATGCAGGTAATGGTGCTGATCTAATTATTGGAGGACAGGTAGAAAATAACAATAGTAATCTAAGTGAATTTTTTACTGGTGGAATAGACGATTTTAAAATCTTCTCTAAAGCATTATCAGCTGATGAAGTAGCCACATTCTATAATTACGAATCAAACTATAACCCTTTTTAA
- a CDS encoding glucoamylase family protein gives MNNMFIYLATLFFLQTVFGCTDSVVVSPPMDIYPDQEKPVLTDQELMDTVQLQTFKYFWDYGHPVSGLSRERSNGDDEIVTSGGSGFGIMAIIVGVERGYISREEGVNRLNKMYEFLKNADQFHGAFSHWLNGSTGKIKPFSEKDNGGDLVETAFLIEGIITSRNYFNGTSASEVKLRGLATELWEGVDWDWYRNGNDYLLWHWSPNYNFDMNMPLRGFNETQITYLLAVASPTHNVAPSVYTTGWVNGSARYEQSLINDTAKPLFWVHYSYIGLDPKFTDGTSAKTYHTLFRERTLENRNWCIKQASKFPYYGDNQWGLTASDDPFVGYMAHEPTSTGDNGTISPTAALSSIVYTPEESLSAMRYFYEEQPKLWGEYGFKDAYNLSSGDWFAESFLAIDQGPIITMIENYRTGLLWKYFMMDPDIQSGISKLGWNVE, from the coding sequence ATGAATAATATGTTTATTTATCTAGCGACATTATTTTTCTTACAAACTGTATTCGGTTGTACTGATTCAGTAGTGGTAAGCCCTCCAATGGATATATATCCAGACCAAGAAAAACCTGTTTTAACAGATCAAGAGCTAATGGATACAGTTCAGTTGCAAACATTTAAATATTTTTGGGATTATGGACACCCTGTATCTGGTTTATCAAGAGAAAGAAGTAATGGTGATGATGAAATTGTTACTTCAGGAGGGTCTGGTTTTGGTATAATGGCCATTATTGTTGGTGTAGAACGAGGTTACATCTCTAGAGAAGAAGGTGTAAATCGATTAAATAAAATGTATGAATTCTTAAAGAATGCCGATCAGTTTCATGGTGCTTTTTCGCATTGGTTAAACGGAAGTACAGGTAAAATAAAACCATTTTCTGAAAAAGATAATGGTGGAGATTTAGTTGAAACGGCTTTTTTAATTGAAGGAATTATTACGTCAAGAAACTATTTTAATGGTACATCTGCGAGCGAAGTTAAACTTAGAGGTTTAGCTACAGAGTTGTGGGAAGGTGTAGACTGGGATTGGTATAGAAATGGGAATGATTATTTATTATGGCATTGGTCTCCAAACTATAATTTTGATATGAATATGCCATTACGTGGTTTTAACGAGACACAAATTACTTATTTATTAGCTGTTGCATCTCCAACGCATAATGTTGCTCCTTCTGTTTATACAACTGGGTGGGTGAACGGTTCTGCTAGATACGAACAAAGTTTAATAAACGATACCGCCAAACCATTATTCTGGGTACATTACTCCTACATTGGGTTAGATCCCAAATTTACGGATGGTACAAGTGCTAAAACTTACCATACCTTATTTAGAGAGCGTACTTTAGAAAATAGAAATTGGTGTATCAAACAAGCGTCTAAATTTCCATATTACGGTGATAACCAATGGGGATTAACGGCTAGTGACGATCCGTTTGTGGGGTATATGGCACATGAACCAACTTCGACAGGAGATAACGGAACAATTTCTCCTACTGCTGCATTGTCTTCAATAGTTTATACTCCTGAAGAATCTTTAAGTGCAATGCGTTATTTTTATGAAGAACAACCAAAATTATGGGGAGAGTATGGTTTTAAAGATGCTTATAATTTATCATCGGGAGATTGGTTTGCGGAGTCATTTTTAGCCATTGATCAAGGTCCAATAATTACAATGATAGAAAATTATAGAACAGGATTACTTTGGAAATATTTTATGATGGATCCAGATATTCAGAGTGGAATATCAAAATTAGGATGGAACGTAGAATAA
- a CDS encoding sulfatase has translation MKYRILLLLLTFSTLGFADKEKPKDKEKPNVVLIMVDDLNDYVGFLGGHPQTKTPAMDKLANRSVIFTNAFSNDPICNPSRASFSTGLYPHTTHFFGFNKFLKNETLMGSKTMFEHFKDNGYTTVGIGKLLHTNINTVWNAYGDQSDFGPFPYDGEKKRVHPSVPAPFNKAGALDGGYASLKDIPTVNGVTGWFDKVKGWPKLEVKPFKYINDEDRDLMPDEVKVEDAKKFIKKFENENTEKPFFLGVGFNRPHTPLYVPQKYFDMFPLADIKLPETGGQAELEGALYGKVKEGNHGKRGYDHFKYLVEGYHNDRDLALRTYIQAYLACIAFVDDQIADVIQAIEDSKFADNTVIVLVSDHAYNMGDKDYLYKFALWDKSTRIPMLVHNPGQKKAIKVKQPVSLIDIYPTLIDLCSLEGSTIKDENGKSLDGHSMVPLYSKNTKQKWQGPDFALSAISGGMGDKFIEKQHYSIRTEQYRYIRYADGQEELYDHATDPNEFSNVAKQEKYMSVVTELSQKLNKQIGITN, from the coding sequence ATGAAATATAGAATTTTACTATTACTACTAACATTTTCAACTTTGGGTTTTGCAGATAAGGAGAAACCAAAAGATAAAGAAAAGCCAAATGTGGTGCTCATCATGGTAGATGATTTAAACGACTATGTTGGCTTTTTAGGTGGGCATCCGCAAACAAAAACACCAGCAATGGATAAGTTGGCAAACCGTTCTGTTATTTTTACAAATGCGTTTTCTAATGATCCAATTTGTAACCCATCTAGAGCAAGTTTTTCTACAGGATTGTACCCTCATACCACCCATTTTTTCGGCTTTAATAAATTCTTGAAAAATGAAACATTAATGGGCTCTAAAACAATGTTTGAGCATTTTAAAGACAATGGATACACCACTGTAGGTATTGGCAAATTATTGCATACAAATATTAATACTGTCTGGAATGCCTACGGTGATCAATCTGATTTTGGTCCTTTTCCATATGATGGAGAGAAAAAACGAGTTCATCCAAGTGTTCCTGCTCCTTTCAATAAGGCTGGTGCATTAGATGGAGGGTACGCTTCATTAAAAGATATACCAACTGTAAATGGTGTAACAGGTTGGTTTGATAAAGTAAAAGGATGGCCAAAATTAGAGGTAAAACCTTTTAAATACATCAATGACGAGGATAGGGATTTAATGCCTGATGAAGTGAAAGTAGAGGATGCTAAAAAATTTATCAAGAAATTTGAAAATGAGAACACAGAAAAGCCGTTCTTTTTAGGAGTTGGTTTTAACAGACCGCACACCCCTTTATATGTTCCTCAAAAGTACTTTGATATGTTTCCTTTAGCTGATATAAAATTACCAGAAACAGGTGGGCAAGCTGAGTTAGAAGGTGCTTTATATGGTAAAGTAAAAGAAGGTAACCATGGTAAAAGAGGTTATGATCATTTTAAGTATTTGGTTGAAGGATACCATAACGATAGAGACCTTGCCTTAAGAACATATATTCAAGCATATTTAGCATGTATTGCTTTTGTAGACGATCAAATTGCGGATGTTATACAAGCAATTGAAGATTCTAAGTTTGCAGATAACACTGTGATTGTTTTAGTGAGCGACCATGCTTATAACATGGGAGATAAAGACTATTTGTACAAATTTGCCCTCTGGGATAAATCAACAAGAATCCCAATGCTAGTTCATAACCCTGGTCAGAAAAAAGCAATTAAAGTAAAGCAACCTGTTTCATTAATAGACATTTACCCTACTTTAATTGATTTATGTTCACTAGAAGGTTCCACAATTAAAGATGAAAATGGGAAATCTTTAGACGGACATAGCATGGTACCTTTGTATTCTAAAAATACAAAACAGAAATGGCAAGGGCCTGATTTCGCTTTAAGTGCTATTTCTGGTGGAATGGGTGATAAGTTTATAGAAAAACAGCATTACTCTATCCGTACAGAACAGTACAGATACATAAGATATGCAGACGGTCAAGAAGAATTGTATGACCATGCAACTGACCCGAATGAGTTTTCAAACGTGGCTAAGCAAGAAAAATATATGAGTGTGGTTACAGAACTATCTCAAAAATTGAATAAGCAAATTGGAATAACAAACTAG